From Tripterygium wilfordii isolate XIE 37 chromosome 16, ASM1340144v1, whole genome shotgun sequence, one genomic window encodes:
- the LOC119980868 gene encoding uncharacterized protein LOC119980868 isoform X1, whose product MIPIDPLQDSSFDIEELLTFCGDNYKEKNLEGDAGWPIKDGQSAAKTLIINHQASVGETERPVSQHQATHDQVTEGTILTITLADTEKTQHSVSQYQANHDQAARPSSKKRGGTPLDDDEKRIRKRLVDKNHREKMKQNSKQKELEFQASNSKVKDLESELQASNRKVKDFERKEELWNEERNSMAQKIGRLKSKNRRLKEDGVGEILKELRGVKMEVHKLKGVHASSIVEEDMSKERLQREDTYSKQLHLKTREDTYNSNKAIRQQQALLENMFLRMGELPMKQEQLRQEENGQLGFVGDGRLITTGDVEELKSMMMTQFGQLSQMIDALKTPNPPSQAQDASIGPQRMDALETPNPPSHAPCASTGHRRFSSSSYNPRDGKNV is encoded by the exons ATGATTCCCATCGATCCTTTGCAGGACTCCTCCTTCGATATCGaagagctcttgacgttttgtGGTG ataattacaaagaaaaaaatttagaggGAGACGCTGGCTGGCCAATTAAAG aTGGACAGAGTGCTGCAAAAACATTGATTATCAATCACCAGGCTAGTGTTGGAGAAACCGAACGTCCTGTTAGCCAACATCAAGCAACTCATGATCAAGTTACTG AAGGTACAATATTGACTATCACTCTGGCAGATACTGAAAAAACCCAACATTCTGTTAGCCAATATCAAGCAAATCATGATCAAGCTGCTAGACCATCTAGTAAGAAAAGGGGAGGAACCCCTCTAGATGACGatgaaaaaagaataagaaaaagactTGTCGATAAAAATCATCGTGAAAAAATgaag CAAAACTCTAAGCAAAAGGAATTGGAGTTCCAAGCTTCCAACAGTAAAGTGAAAGACCTTGAAAGTGAGTTGCAAGCTTCCAACAGAAAAGTGAAAGACTTTGAACGTAAAGAAGAGTTATGGAATGAGGAAAGAAACTCGATGGCTCAAAAGATTGGGCGGCTTAAATCTAAAAACAGAAGATTGAAAGAG GACGGTGTTGGGGAAATTCTAAAGGAGTTGAGAGGTGTCAAGATGGAAGTTCACAAACTTAAAGGTGTACATGCATCTAGTATTGTAGAAGAAGACATGTCTAAAGAAAGACTACAGAGAGAAGACACTTATAGTAAGCAACTTCATTTGAAAACAAGAGAAGACACTTATAACTCTAACAAAGCTATTAGACAACAACAAGCGTTGTTGGAGAATATGTTTTTGCGTATGGGAGAATTGCCTATGAAACAAGAGCAATTAAGGCAAGAGGAGAATGGACAACTTGGTTTCGTGGGAGATGGACGTCTTATCACTACAGGAGATGTGGAAGAGTTGAAATCCATGATGATGACACAATTTGGGCAACTATCTCAAATGATTGATGCGCTAAAGACTCCAAATCCTCCTTCACAG GCACAAGATGCATCCATTGGACCTCAAAGGATGGATGCTCTAGAGACTCCAAATCCTCCTTCGCAT gCACCATGTGCATCCACTGGACATAGGCGATTCTCATCTTCAAGTTATAATCCT AGAGATGGCAAGAATGTCTGA
- the LOC119980873 gene encoding uncharacterized protein LOC119980873 isoform X2, producing MEDLVSWAKFHCLFIFSCRPRFVRRTPSVLASTFPMGSLDAWLAHVYEGYVVVYVSFLSYSYNAAVPMPSTGWPVPPCPQPSFPQYPALSVTPVGYAPQPLFPVQT from the exons ATGGAAGATTTGGTTTCTTGGGCcaaatttcattgtttatttattttttcttgcaGGCCCAGGTTTGTTCGGAGGACTCCATCGGTGCTTGCTTCCACTTTCCCGATG GGTTCTCTTGATGCTTGGTTGGCGCATGTGTATGAGGGATATGTGGTTGTCTATGTTTCATTTCTATCATACAg TTACAACGCTGCAGTACCCATGCCTTCTACTGGTTGGCCAGTTCCTCCTTGTCCACAGCCTTCGTTCCCTCAATATCCAGCACTTTCAGTTACCCCAGTGGGATATGCTCCGCAGCCCTTGTTTCCTGTGCAAACGTGA
- the LOC119980868 gene encoding uncharacterized protein LOC119980868 isoform X2, producing the protein MIPIDPLQDSSFDIEELLTFCGDNYKEKNLEGDAGWPIKDGQSAAKTLIINHQASVGETERPVSQHQATHDQVTDTEKTQHSVSQYQANHDQAARPSSKKRGGTPLDDDEKRIRKRLVDKNHREKMKQNSKQKELEFQASNSKVKDLESELQASNRKVKDFERKEELWNEERNSMAQKIGRLKSKNRRLKEDGVGEILKELRGVKMEVHKLKGVHASSIVEEDMSKERLQREDTYSKQLHLKTREDTYNSNKAIRQQQALLENMFLRMGELPMKQEQLRQEENGQLGFVGDGRLITTGDVEELKSMMMTQFGQLSQMIDALKTPNPPSQAQDASIGPQRMDALETPNPPSHAPCASTGHRRFSSSSYNPRDGKNV; encoded by the exons ATGATTCCCATCGATCCTTTGCAGGACTCCTCCTTCGATATCGaagagctcttgacgttttgtGGTG ataattacaaagaaaaaaatttagaggGAGACGCTGGCTGGCCAATTAAAG aTGGACAGAGTGCTGCAAAAACATTGATTATCAATCACCAGGCTAGTGTTGGAGAAACCGAACGTCCTGTTAGCCAACATCAAGCAACTCATGATCAAGTTACTG ATACTGAAAAAACCCAACATTCTGTTAGCCAATATCAAGCAAATCATGATCAAGCTGCTAGACCATCTAGTAAGAAAAGGGGAGGAACCCCTCTAGATGACGatgaaaaaagaataagaaaaagactTGTCGATAAAAATCATCGTGAAAAAATgaag CAAAACTCTAAGCAAAAGGAATTGGAGTTCCAAGCTTCCAACAGTAAAGTGAAAGACCTTGAAAGTGAGTTGCAAGCTTCCAACAGAAAAGTGAAAGACTTTGAACGTAAAGAAGAGTTATGGAATGAGGAAAGAAACTCGATGGCTCAAAAGATTGGGCGGCTTAAATCTAAAAACAGAAGATTGAAAGAG GACGGTGTTGGGGAAATTCTAAAGGAGTTGAGAGGTGTCAAGATGGAAGTTCACAAACTTAAAGGTGTACATGCATCTAGTATTGTAGAAGAAGACATGTCTAAAGAAAGACTACAGAGAGAAGACACTTATAGTAAGCAACTTCATTTGAAAACAAGAGAAGACACTTATAACTCTAACAAAGCTATTAGACAACAACAAGCGTTGTTGGAGAATATGTTTTTGCGTATGGGAGAATTGCCTATGAAACAAGAGCAATTAAGGCAAGAGGAGAATGGACAACTTGGTTTCGTGGGAGATGGACGTCTTATCACTACAGGAGATGTGGAAGAGTTGAAATCCATGATGATGACACAATTTGGGCAACTATCTCAAATGATTGATGCGCTAAAGACTCCAAATCCTCCTTCACAG GCACAAGATGCATCCATTGGACCTCAAAGGATGGATGCTCTAGAGACTCCAAATCCTCCTTCGCAT gCACCATGTGCATCCACTGGACATAGGCGATTCTCATCTTCAAGTTATAATCCT AGAGATGGCAAGAATGTCTGA
- the LOC119980873 gene encoding uncharacterized protein LOC119980873 isoform X1 — MEDLVSWAKFHCLFIFSCRPRFVRRTPSVLASTFPMGSLDAWLAHVYEGYVVVYVSFLSYSHSYNAAVPMPSTGWPVPPCPQPSFPQYPALSVTPVGYAPQPLFPVQT; from the exons ATGGAAGATTTGGTTTCTTGGGCcaaatttcattgtttatttattttttcttgcaGGCCCAGGTTTGTTCGGAGGACTCCATCGGTGCTTGCTTCCACTTTCCCGATG GGTTCTCTTGATGCTTGGTTGGCGCATGTGTATGAGGGATATGTGGTTGTCTATGTTTCATTTCTATCATACAg TCACAGTTACAACGCTGCAGTACCCATGCCTTCTACTGGTTGGCCAGTTCCTCCTTGTCCACAGCCTTCGTTCCCTCAATATCCAGCACTTTCAGTTACCCCAGTGGGATATGCTCCGCAGCCCTTGTTTCCTGTGCAAACGTGA
- the LOC119980868 gene encoding uncharacterized protein LOC119980868 isoform X3 yields the protein MIPIDPLQDSSFDIEELLTFCGDNYKEKNLEGDAGWPIKDGQSAAKTLIINHQASVGETERPVSQHQATHDQVTEGTILTITLADTEKTQHSVSQYQANHDQAARPSSKKRGGTPLDDDEKRIRKRLVDKNHREKMKQNSKQKELEFQASNSKVKDLESELQASNRKVKDFERKEELWNEERNSMAQKIGRLKSKNRRLKEDGVGEILKELRGVKMEVHKLKGVHASSIVEEDMSKERLQREDTYSKQLHLKTREDTYNSNKAIRQQQALLENMFLRMGELPMKQEQLRQEENGQLGFVGDGRLITTGDVEELKSMMMTQFGQLSQMIDALKTPNPPSQAPCASTGHRRFSSSSYNPRDGKNV from the exons ATGATTCCCATCGATCCTTTGCAGGACTCCTCCTTCGATATCGaagagctcttgacgttttgtGGTG ataattacaaagaaaaaaatttagaggGAGACGCTGGCTGGCCAATTAAAG aTGGACAGAGTGCTGCAAAAACATTGATTATCAATCACCAGGCTAGTGTTGGAGAAACCGAACGTCCTGTTAGCCAACATCAAGCAACTCATGATCAAGTTACTG AAGGTACAATATTGACTATCACTCTGGCAGATACTGAAAAAACCCAACATTCTGTTAGCCAATATCAAGCAAATCATGATCAAGCTGCTAGACCATCTAGTAAGAAAAGGGGAGGAACCCCTCTAGATGACGatgaaaaaagaataagaaaaagactTGTCGATAAAAATCATCGTGAAAAAATgaag CAAAACTCTAAGCAAAAGGAATTGGAGTTCCAAGCTTCCAACAGTAAAGTGAAAGACCTTGAAAGTGAGTTGCAAGCTTCCAACAGAAAAGTGAAAGACTTTGAACGTAAAGAAGAGTTATGGAATGAGGAAAGAAACTCGATGGCTCAAAAGATTGGGCGGCTTAAATCTAAAAACAGAAGATTGAAAGAG GACGGTGTTGGGGAAATTCTAAAGGAGTTGAGAGGTGTCAAGATGGAAGTTCACAAACTTAAAGGTGTACATGCATCTAGTATTGTAGAAGAAGACATGTCTAAAGAAAGACTACAGAGAGAAGACACTTATAGTAAGCAACTTCATTTGAAAACAAGAGAAGACACTTATAACTCTAACAAAGCTATTAGACAACAACAAGCGTTGTTGGAGAATATGTTTTTGCGTATGGGAGAATTGCCTATGAAACAAGAGCAATTAAGGCAAGAGGAGAATGGACAACTTGGTTTCGTGGGAGATGGACGTCTTATCACTACAGGAGATGTGGAAGAGTTGAAATCCATGATGATGACACAATTTGGGCAACTATCTCAAATGATTGATGCGCTAAAGACTCCAAATCCTCCTTCACAG gCACCATGTGCATCCACTGGACATAGGCGATTCTCATCTTCAAGTTATAATCCT AGAGATGGCAAGAATGTCTGA